One genomic segment of Paenibacillus xylanexedens includes these proteins:
- a CDS encoding helix-turn-helix transcriptional regulator, which produces MTESMKEDHHEFLDIIFFTPSEFEKAGGAWPIRIGRNIAKTNYHIGPRTTPYHYLLFVLEGEGTFIQNGQRHALRSRDAFCLFPHVTHEYWTDPENTLQKIFIAFDGAHAAELLSRIGLTPDSPYRSGVLTPETASAMRAFMEDVRQPQDGASDLGRLTRFLNLFDRIARSPATKGLQPDSATPWLQKGKEYMDIHFAGGISVEGVSAHAGVDRTHFAKQFRKAYGLSPVQYIQQLKMTQAKRLLVQTPLSLTEVAHSVGYPDLFSFSKAFKKQVGLPPNRYRTAESTKE; this is translated from the coding sequence ATGACCGAGAGCATGAAGGAAGACCACCATGAGTTTTTGGATATTATTTTCTTCACTCCATCTGAATTCGAGAAAGCTGGTGGCGCCTGGCCGATTCGCATCGGCCGTAATATAGCCAAGACCAACTATCATATTGGCCCTCGTACCACACCTTATCATTATTTGCTATTTGTGCTGGAGGGGGAAGGTACATTCATACAGAACGGACAGCGTCATGCCCTTCGTTCCAGGGATGCATTCTGTCTGTTTCCACATGTTACCCATGAGTACTGGACTGATCCAGAGAACACGTTGCAGAAAATATTTATTGCCTTTGACGGCGCACATGCAGCCGAACTATTGTCTCGGATCGGACTTACACCCGACTCACCATACCGTTCAGGTGTACTGACACCGGAGACCGCAAGTGCGATGCGCGCATTTATGGAGGATGTTCGCCAACCACAGGACGGAGCGAGTGATCTGGGACGACTCACCCGGTTTCTAAACCTCTTTGACCGGATAGCCCGTTCCCCGGCAACCAAAGGATTGCAACCGGATTCAGCCACACCTTGGCTTCAGAAAGGCAAGGAATACATGGACATTCATTTTGCAGGCGGCATCTCCGTGGAAGGTGTGTCTGCTCATGCGGGTGTGGATCGAACCCATTTTGCCAAACAGTTCCGCAAAGCCTATGGTCTGTCCCCTGTGCAATATATCCAGCAATTGAAAATGACCCAAGCCAAACGTCTACTCGTGCAGACGCCGCTAAGCTTAACTGAAGTGGCTCATTCCGTAGGTTACCCGGACTTGTTCTCCTTCTCCAAGGCGTTCAAAAAGCAAGTCGGTCTGCCGCCCAATCGCTATCGGACAGCGGAGAGCACGAAAGAGTAA